DNA sequence from the Bacillus pumilus genome:
AAAGGCACATGATCCCTATTTCTTTCACAACTGGTTGAATTTACATCAAAAAACATGTTTTACAAATTGCGAGAGAGCGCTTAAAATATAAGAAGATACTGAATATGGAAAGTGAATTCAGATGAACGGAAATCGAACGAGATGGATAGATGAAGAAAGGAGGATATAAATTGGCAGAAACAGGTGTTTTGTCGTCCGTTGATGTAGCGAATATGTTAAATGACTGGTATGTCATGATGAAAAAAAGAGAAATACAAGGTGCGATCAAGCTAAAAGAAGAGATTCTTCAAGCGTTTGATCGCATGGAAGAGAATCAAGATGTCCTACTTTACTATCAATTGCTAGAGTACCGTTTTAAGGATCTCATTGAAGATACAGCTTCGCTGGATCACAGTCTTTTTGTTGATGAAAATGCAATCCGTACAGATGACATGCTCAGCTACTATTTCTATTTCTTTAAAGGGATGTATGAAATGCGCAGAGGCAATCAGGATACGGCATTTCACCTTTTAAAATTGGCAGAGGATAAATTAGATCTCGTCCACGATGACATTGAAAAAGCAGAATTTCATTATAAAACAGGGTGTCTTTACTATAATATAAGATCCACGCTCCTCTCTATACACCACTTGAAAATGGCTTCATCTATTTATGACGCAGATCCATGTTATGTGAAAAAATCAATCAGCTGTCAAATGATGCTCGCTTTGAATTATGCTGATCAATCAAAATATGATGAGGCAGAGTCATTATTTGAAGAAGTGATTCATTCACTAGAACAAATGGAAGACCCAGATTTACTTGGTCACGCGTATTGCAATGCAGCTTTTATTAAAAGTCTTAGAAATGAATACAGTGAAGCTGTGCCGCTCCTAGAAAAGGCTTTATTGATCGAGACATTTGAAACGTCTTCTCCAGGCGGCTACTTACTTGCCATGTATGCCTACACAAAAGCACTATTCAAGCTGAAAAAGCCTGGTTTGTTCCACTATTATGTGCAGCTTTCACTTCAAAAAGCAGAAAATTTAAAACAACGAAACATTTCTCTTAAATTATCTATTTTAGAAACGCTTATGCTTCAGCAAGACAACATGATAGAGCAAATCAAGTCTTATTGTGATCAATTAGAATCTATGAATTTTCTTGTCGATCTTGAAGCCATCTGTCAGGATGCAGCTGCTTACTTAACAGAAATTGGACTTCATGAAGAATCCACTTATTTCTGGAACAAGGCGTTGTCCTTAAAAACTTGTTAAGAATATGGAGTGATGTATGATGAAAAAATGGCTTATCACAACTGCGATTTTGACACTCTTGATAACAGGTGTTTCTATTGGCGCTTCTATCCAAAAAGAGAGCCAATCTGCACAATCTCAAGATATCATTCAAAAGAGAGACCGCGGCACCAATCCTTAAACAAGAAAAAGAGTAGCTGTGAATATCGCAGCTGCTCTTTTTTATACGTTAATCGATTTCTCGTTTAATATTTTGCATTTTTTCATCTAAGTAATGGGCGATATCTGCCGCTTCCTTTAATTCATCGGTTAGCTGATGAGGGACATCGTTTTGCAGTTTATAATAGATTTTATGTTCAAGGCTCGCCCAAAAATCCATCGCTATGGTCCGCACCTGAATCTCAACCTTCACATGCTCCACACGATTCGTTAAGTACACAGGGATTTCCACAATTAAATGCAGACTTCTGTAGCCATTTGGTTTTGGATGTTGAATGTAATCCTTCACTTCAAGGATTTTTAGATCCTCTCTTTGCCTCAATACATCCATAATATTATAGAT
Encoded proteins:
- a CDS encoding GTP pyrophosphokinase family protein; its protein translation is MNMSATHVEDLKNVMEDWKNELLVYKFALDEMDTKFSIISQEYNLIHGHNPIEHTKSRIKSFESIVNKLARKGCDITTQCAKEYIHDIAGVRIICSFIQDIYNIMDVLRQREDLKILEVKDYIQHPKPNGYRSLHLIVEIPVYLTNRVEHVKVEIQVRTIAMDFWASLEHKIYYKLQNDVPHQLTDELKEAADIAHYLDEKMQNIKREID
- a CDS encoding Rap family tetratricopeptide repeat protein, translating into MAETGVLSSVDVANMLNDWYVMMKKREIQGAIKLKEEILQAFDRMEENQDVLLYYQLLEYRFKDLIEDTASLDHSLFVDENAIRTDDMLSYYFYFFKGMYEMRRGNQDTAFHLLKLAEDKLDLVHDDIEKAEFHYKTGCLYYNIRSTLLSIHHLKMASSIYDADPCYVKKSISCQMMLALNYADQSKYDEAESLFEEVIHSLEQMEDPDLLGHAYCNAAFIKSLRNEYSEAVPLLEKALLIETFETSSPGGYLLAMYAYTKALFKLKKPGLFHYYVQLSLQKAENLKQRNISLKLSILETLMLQQDNMIEQIKSYCDQLESMNFLVDLEAICQDAAAYLTEIGLHEESTYFWNKALSLKTC